From the genome of Candidatus Methylomirabilis tolerans:
GACGAGGGTCTCGATGAAGTCGCGGCGCCAGCGTACGGATGCTTTCTCGTCGGGGGCCAGGATGGCTTCGGGAAAGCCGCCGCGCCGCCACAGGGTCTCCGCGGCCCCCGTTCCGATTTCGTCGAGCGTGAAGCCTCCCATGCGCAGGTGCTCCACCCGGCCGGCGAGGCTCTCCGAGCTCTGGCGCAGGAGCGCACCCGACGCGCTTCCAAGGATGAGGAAGCGAGCCGGAAGCGGACGCCGATCGGCAAGTACGCGCAAAAGTGGAAAGAGATCCGGAGCCTGCTGGACTTCGTCGATGACGACGAGGCCCGTGAGGGGCTCGAGGGCGGTCATCGGCTCCTCGAACAGGGCGCGGGTGCGCGGGTCCTCCAGATCAAAGTAGGTGGGGGCCGCCGGGTCCAGGATCTGGCGTGCGAGGGTCGTCTTGCCGCACTGGCGCGGCCCCGTCAGCACCACCACGGGCCGGCCGTCGAGGGCAACGCGCAGGGCGTCCAAGAGGCGTGGGCGGGAGACGATCATGGACGCATCATACCATGAAATTCCAAAACGCCAGCTTTGAAATTCATGGGAGCAGCCTCATGGCTCTCATCCTATTCCTCGTCGGGCAGAATCACCAAGTACGCCACCACCTCGAAAGAAGGTACCGGACACCTTTTTACGCGTAACCCCTTGATATCCTGCGATTCGGATTTCAGTTCTTCTTCGACCGCAAATTTCCGGGATGGTGTTTCCCACGTTGACTTTCGCCTTCCCGCCCCCGATCGAAGCCCGCCCGGCCAGTCCCGATTACCACTCCCCGCTCACCCTTACCCTCTCCCCCAAAAGGGGGCGAGGGGAACGTAAGAAGGGCTGCGCTCCTCACCCAAAGGGTACCCGGGCGAGGGGCGTTGGAATAGGCGCGCGGCGCAGGCGCCCTCTCCGATAGCCCGGTCTTGCCTCCTCGACCCGGAAGCCGATCGAGCGCCGTGACTTGTCCAAAGGCGTCATCAGCGCGCGGATCGCGTCGAAGACGGTCTTGAATTGGACGTCGTACTTCTTCTCAAGGTCACGCCGACGCCGAGCCAGTTCTGCGTTAGAGGCAACCATCCGACGCAGCCGCACGAATGTTCGCATGATCTCGATGTTCACCTGCATGGCGCGAGCGCTTCGCAGAACGCTCGAGAGCATCGCTACGCCTTGCTCGGTGAAGGCGTAAGGCAGATACCGGCGACCGCCCCAGGAACTTGAGGTACCAGAATGGAACCTCAAGCGCTCGAACTCGTCCGGCGCGATAGCTGGAACATGAAGTCGGGCGGGAAGCGGTCTTTGTTGCGCTTGACCGCGCGGACCAGGACCTTGGTCTCGACCCCGTACATGGCGGCAAGATCGGCGTCGAGCATCACCTTCTGCCCACGCAACATCAGGATCGCGCGCTCGATGCGCTCCAACTGGACAAAGCCTGGATCAGGCATCGGGACCTCCAACACTTGAGGTGCCATTTTGTGACTTCAAGAGGTGTGTCACTCTATGCGGAAGCCGATGGACCGCCGTGGTTTGTGCCGAACGGAGGCCCGAAGAACTTGTACGCATAGTTGCTCGGACAATCGCCCACGCCTGAACCCCCCCGCGCCCCCCTTTGCCAAAAAGGGGGGGATTTGTATGATACATGGGTGGCCCGGAGGACTATGACTTACTCTGACAATTCCCCGCACCCCACCCACGCACTCCCCCGCATCCAGAGGGCACTAGGAGGAAGGGGATGCTGGAAGGTCAGGGTACCCACGGAACACCCTGAAGAACCTTTAAATTGACTTATATTGTACACGTCTGTACATTTATATTACAGATTTCAGAGGAGGTGCACATGAAGATCTCGATCAGTGAGACTCGACGGCGACTGCCTGAGCTGATCCGCCAGGTCCGAAAGGATGCGGGGACACGCATCCAGATTACGGTGCATGACGATGTTGTGGCGGAGCTTCGGGCGGTCCAGGCTGAGCCTGAGCCTGGTATGGCTGCCAGAAGGCTTCTCGAACTCCGGAGGAGACTGGCTCGAAAGGGTGTAACAGGCCGACAGAGCGATGTGTCCAGCCACGTCAAGGAACATCTGTACGGCTCCAAGGGCATTGTCCGGTGATTCCTTCTGACCGTGTCTTTTGCGACACAGGATTTTTCTTTGCCTCGCTCGCAGGAGCTGATCGTCACTACGATCGTGCCGGAGCGCTGCTTGAAGAGTGCCGCGCCGAGCGCATTCGCATGTTCTCTACGTGGGAGGTGGTCAGCGAGACCGTCACGCTGCTGACCTACCGCCTGCATCCTCAGGCTGCTGTCGAATTTCTGGATACTATGAAACCCGTGCTCTCACTTGTGCCGATCACCGACGAGATCCTCACGGAAGCGGAACAGGTGTTTCGCCGGCAGGTAAGGTCGCGGCGGTTCTCATTCTGTGATGCGATCTCCTTCGTCATTGTGACTACGCTGTTGGACAACATTCCTTGCCTCTCCTTCGATGAGGACTTTAAGGCCTTAGGTCTCACCGTGATCGGGTAACTGCCTCGCCGATGTCGCACCCATTGATCCGGGGTCCGAACCGCTGCCGCTAAGCCGTCGCAGCACGGCCATGGCGGTCTTACCCATGCCCGTTAGCACAACGACCAATCCTCCACACCTTCGCCCTCGCGTTAACCTTCGCCCCTCGACCGAAGCCCCGCCCCGTCAGACTCATCACCAAGTCACCGAGATCGATATGCGTTATGCCGATGAATAATTCTAATGTGTTACCCATGTCCCCGAACACCTGTTACCCTTGACTCCAGTCTGTACAGCCCTCTTCCTCCAGGGGAGAGGGATTTGGTAAGGCTCGCGCACTGGCTCGCTTGAACCGGTGCTGCCATGATTGCCTCGTGCTCGGTGACGGTGATCACGGTTTGTGATCACCCCTGCCTCCTCCGCTACGGTCAGGCGGAGCATGAAATCTTCAGGAAAGCGTTCCCGGTGTCGTTCAACGTGTGGCGCAGGACGTGGAACACCTCGTGAATTCACCGGTTATTAACGGTATCATAATTTAATGAATATCGACTAAGAAAATCTTTTCTAGTCTAGTATTATCACGGAGGGGTCACTCTTGTAGATTCAGGCGTGAGAAAACATCGGTATGCGGTACGCCTATCTTTCTCCCTCCACTGGGGGAGAGGTTTTGAGGGAGAGTTTTAGACGGCGCGTGGGCGGGACTTGTGGGTCCAGGTCAGCAGGCGATCGAGGGGCATGGTGTTGATGACATCAGATTTCTCTATCCAGCCGCGGCGGGCGGTGGCAACGCCCAGGGACATATTGTCCAACTGATCGAGAACGTGGGTATCGGTACTGATGGCAAGTTTGATCCCCAACTCTTTCGCTCGCCGCGCGTGGTGGTCGTTCAGGTCAAGGCGCGACGGCTGGGCATTGATCTCCAGGGCCTTCCCGTACTGTTTGGCCGCCGCGAAGACCGCCTCCATGTCCACGTCGTAGGGGTCGCGCTCGCCGATCAGACGCCCGGTCGGATGGGCGAAGATGTGGACA
Proteins encoded in this window:
- a CDS encoding PIN domain-containing protein translates to MIPSDRVFCDTGFFFASLAGADRHYDRAGALLEECRAERIRMFSTWEVVSETVTLLTYRLHPQAAVEFLDTMKPVLSLVPITDEILTEAEQVFRRQVRSRRFSFCDAISFVIVTTLLDNIPCLSFDEDFKALGLTVIG